Proteins co-encoded in one Cytobacillus sp. NJ13 genomic window:
- a CDS encoding M20 family metallo-hydrolase: MDVKNVLNMEVWLEEHLKLLNLTDELILPNGFTRLGYSEEEAQAMEVFKSIAIEMGLSVKKDFAGNMIARWSPGNQPFKPALAFGSHLDTVKGGGGYDGAAGVVCALGAVKKLKEEGFQPDRPIEVICFASEESSRFGISTIGSKAMAGILNPEELENLQDEEGITVKEAIELRGVKWEEMPQAERNISELKSFVELHIEQGMRLENAGADFGSVTAVACPIRLKIKIVGRTGHTGTAPMGGRIDALVATAPLITFVAETAERLSIDNEYPIVATASTLALQPNTFTAIPGSIELGIDIRSVDDALKNKMVSLIREKCSSISEDLHVKITINTLVNNASIMLSSELSQELKKIGESLGYQCLMMESGAGHDVMNMSRKWPSGLIFIRCKEGISHHPDEFAAIKDLSLGTNILVEYIKRNV; the protein is encoded by the coding sequence ATGGATGTAAAGAATGTTCTAAATATGGAGGTATGGCTGGAGGAACATTTGAAGTTGCTTAACCTGACAGATGAGCTTATTCTTCCCAATGGATTTACACGTCTCGGTTATAGTGAAGAAGAAGCTCAGGCAATGGAAGTATTTAAATCTATAGCAATAGAGATGGGACTTAGTGTAAAAAAAGATTTCGCTGGAAACATGATTGCCCGGTGGAGTCCTGGGAATCAGCCTTTCAAACCAGCCCTGGCGTTTGGCTCGCACTTGGACACTGTAAAAGGCGGAGGGGGCTATGATGGAGCAGCGGGTGTCGTCTGTGCACTTGGGGCAGTCAAAAAGCTAAAGGAAGAGGGCTTTCAGCCAGATAGACCAATCGAGGTCATTTGCTTTGCTTCTGAGGAGTCGTCTCGATTTGGCATCTCTACTATTGGCAGCAAAGCAATGGCAGGAATCCTTAATCCAGAAGAACTTGAAAATCTTCAGGATGAAGAGGGAATTACGGTTAAGGAGGCAATAGAATTAAGAGGTGTAAAGTGGGAGGAAATGCCTCAGGCAGAAAGAAATATTTCTGAGTTAAAGTCTTTTGTAGAACTTCATATCGAACAGGGAATGAGGCTTGAAAATGCAGGTGCAGACTTTGGTTCTGTTACTGCCGTTGCATGTCCGATACGCTTGAAAATAAAGATAGTGGGAAGAACCGGACATACAGGGACTGCTCCAATGGGAGGACGGATAGATGCACTAGTAGCCACAGCCCCTTTAATCACGTTTGTAGCTGAGACCGCTGAGCGTTTATCCATCGATAATGAATACCCGATAGTCGCTACAGCAAGTACACTGGCACTTCAGCCAAACACGTTTACTGCCATTCCTGGATCAATAGAATTGGGAATTGATATCCGCAGTGTCGATGACGCTTTGAAGAACAAAATGGTATCCTTGATAAGGGAAAAATGCTCATCGATCAGTGAGGACTTACATGTTAAAATAACAATAAATACACTAGTGAATAATGCCTCTATCATGCTTAGCAGCGAACTTTCCCAAGAGCTGAAAAAAATTGGGGAGTCATTGGGCTATCAGTGTCTGATGATGGAAAGCGGAGCGGGGCATGATGTCATGAATATGAGCAGGAAATGGCCATCTGGACTTATTTTTATCAGATGTAAAGAGGGGATAAGCCACCATCCGGATGAATTTGCAGCTATTAAGGATTTAAGTCTGGGAACCAATATCCTGGTTGAGTACATAAAAAGGAATGTTTAG
- a CDS encoding AbgT family transporter: MAQLSAKQNTEKEKGFSGFLNFIERAGNRLPHPFMLFIYLALAMMAISWLVSLFDVSVVHPGSGEELKVKSLISGEGLRFILTSMLENFTGFKPLGLVLTMMLGIGLTQRVGLFESVIKKTIINAHKSIITYAVFFIGIMGNIASDAAFVIIPPLAAVIFYSLGRHPIAGLAAGFASSGIGFTANILVAGTDALLSGISTEVAQTINPDVIVTPIDNWYFMSLSTIILTIAGGLLTEKFVEPRLGTYTGKSDKKELNFETNHLENKALKNTLIAAILYIAAVAALVLIPGSPLQNEDGGLIPSPFLDGIIPIIFMFFITVGVTYGVSIQKIQKVSEVPELMTDSIREMSGYIVLVFAIAQFIAYFNWSNLSTWIAVNSAEFLSSMNLTGMPVIIGFAILTAFLSLFIISGSALWALEAPVFLPMLMLLNYHPAFIQVAYRIGESSTNMVTPLNPYFAILLAFMNEYDKKAGIGTLMSLMIPYTIVFFVIWVIMLLVFGLAGIPIGPGVGMYLK, encoded by the coding sequence GTGGCTCAACTTTCTGCGAAACAGAATACTGAGAAGGAAAAAGGCTTTTCTGGTTTTTTGAATTTTATTGAACGGGCAGGGAACCGCCTGCCGCATCCATTCATGCTGTTTATCTACTTAGCCTTGGCCATGATGGCCATCTCCTGGCTGGTCAGCTTGTTTGATGTTTCAGTAGTTCATCCAGGATCAGGAGAGGAATTAAAAGTAAAAAGCTTAATTTCAGGTGAAGGACTCCGGTTTATTTTAACTTCCATGCTTGAGAACTTTACAGGCTTTAAGCCTCTTGGACTGGTACTGACAATGATGCTTGGTATCGGTTTAACACAAAGAGTAGGATTGTTTGAAAGTGTTATTAAGAAAACGATCATTAATGCGCACAAATCAATTATTACTTACGCGGTATTCTTTATTGGAATAATGGGAAATATTGCTTCAGATGCAGCATTTGTCATAATACCACCGCTGGCAGCTGTGATTTTTTATTCATTGGGACGTCATCCGATTGCAGGTCTTGCCGCCGGATTCGCCAGCTCAGGAATTGGCTTTACAGCAAATATTTTAGTTGCTGGAACGGATGCGCTTCTTTCCGGAATTTCAACTGAAGTTGCTCAGACCATCAACCCTGATGTAATAGTCACACCTATTGATAACTGGTATTTTATGAGTTTATCAACAATAATCCTAACCATAGCCGGTGGATTGCTGACTGAAAAATTCGTAGAACCAAGGCTGGGGACTTATACTGGCAAGTCTGATAAGAAAGAGCTTAATTTTGAGACAAACCATCTGGAAAACAAAGCGCTTAAGAATACCTTAATTGCAGCGATCCTATATATTGCTGCTGTTGCAGCCCTGGTTTTGATTCCGGGTTCACCGCTGCAAAATGAAGATGGCGGTCTTATCCCATCACCATTCTTAGATGGAATTATCCCGATTATTTTTATGTTCTTCATTACCGTTGGTGTTACATACGGTGTATCCATCCAAAAAATCCAAAAAGTTAGTGAAGTACCAGAGTTAATGACTGATTCAATCAGGGAGATGTCTGGTTATATCGTATTAGTATTCGCGATTGCCCAGTTCATTGCTTATTTTAACTGGAGCAATCTTTCAACATGGATTGCTGTAAACTCTGCTGAGTTCCTTTCATCTATGAATTTAACAGGTATGCCTGTCATTATTGGCTTCGCAATCCTTACTGCATTTTTAAGCTTATTCATTATAAGCGGCTCTGCGCTTTGGGCACTGGAGGCTCCAGTGTTCCTGCCAATGCTGATGCTCTTGAATTACCATCCTGCTTTTATCCAGGTGGCTTACAGGATTGGCGAGTCATCAACGAACATGGTTACACCGCTTAATCCATATTTCGCGATCCTGCTCGCATTCATGAATGAATATGATAAAAAGGCAGGAATCGGCACTCTTATGTCGCTTATGATTCCGTATACAATTGTATTCTTTGTTATTTGGGTCATCATGCTGCTTGTATTTGGACTAGCTGGTATTCCAATAGGGCCAGGTGTAGGAATGTACCTTAAGTAA